From Marivirga harenae, one genomic window encodes:
- a CDS encoding ABC transporter permease, which translates to MKLHNLKFLIRRLQNDKFVNILNLFGLSIGIGASILILLFIQSELSYDRFHNNAENIYRIEKDVLAETGESQYWVTTTINLFPYLIGNIPRLKTGTRVLQSPTEQTIRFGNKSFREEEIAIVDKTFFDVFSYKAVSGDLNQALIAPNTVVITENIAKKVFGDEDPIGQVMYCGRYGENKVTAVIKEMPENSHFHFDILISMETMIATEGDRFLNWSRNSVYTYVLAQGNINADDIATAIQTSMKPLLDAQTNNDSKISYQANLVTDIHLYSQSIRELEVNGDIVYIYMLVPLLFFIILIAASNYANLVIAHSTKRHKEISLKKIYGAEKGDIYGQLVGEATLISSIALIIGVFLVQLVLPKFNATIGKSLEFMDIFNNQYLVTGVILLPLIIGCIAGVYPAKVLSNLSPIVGIRSSLTNTGSSIPRVRRLLVLFQFCISSFLIIGSYIIMQQLNYVNSKDLGLDKENVLILPITQLEESNAKNNLKILSSKLPAVVNVSGATEVPGGEFMINGISRQGENDEMIREGVRIVWVDYNFINTLGLEIILGRDFSKEFSTDSTEAFIVNQELADKFGWENPIGKRIEYPRMKKSGFVIGVVKNFHYGSLKNKIEPVCLTITNYERFLSIKVKSDNMSQTLSDLENIWERVVGNKEPFSFFFLDDAYNKLYKTEIKLGFLINILTLVAIILASIGLFGLSMFLAENIKNEVSIRKVLGAGTTDIVRVFMNKFVRPVLLGYVISIPFAYIVFSRWLQSFSYQFNMGIFTFIVAGLFSITIAAFVVIGHSIKVSTVNPLNNIKN; encoded by the coding sequence ATGAAATTACACAATCTGAAGTTTTTAATAAGACGACTACAAAATGATAAGTTTGTAAACATACTAAACTTGTTCGGACTGTCGATAGGGATTGGTGCTTCCATCCTGATTTTACTTTTTATTCAATCTGAGCTAAGCTATGATAGATTCCATAACAATGCAGAAAACATATATAGAATAGAAAAAGATGTTTTGGCAGAAACGGGTGAAAGTCAGTATTGGGTAACTACCACAATAAATTTATTTCCATACTTGATTGGAAATATTCCGCGGTTGAAAACGGGAACTCGAGTACTTCAAAGTCCCACTGAACAAACTATAAGATTTGGAAACAAGAGTTTTAGAGAAGAAGAGATTGCTATAGTGGATAAGACTTTTTTTGATGTTTTTTCATATAAAGCGGTTTCTGGAGATTTAAATCAGGCATTAATTGCACCAAATACAGTTGTAATTACAGAAAATATAGCGAAGAAAGTTTTTGGAGATGAAGATCCTATTGGTCAGGTAATGTATTGCGGAAGATATGGAGAAAATAAAGTAACAGCTGTCATTAAAGAGATGCCAGAAAATTCACACTTTCATTTTGATATTCTTATATCTATGGAAACGATGATAGCCACGGAAGGTGATAGATTTCTAAACTGGAGTAGAAATAGTGTTTATACGTATGTACTAGCTCAAGGCAATATTAACGCAGATGATATTGCCACTGCAATACAAACTTCTATGAAACCATTATTAGATGCTCAAACTAATAATGATTCCAAGATTTCGTATCAAGCTAATCTGGTTACAGATATTCATTTATACTCTCAATCAATACGTGAATTAGAGGTCAATGGAGATATAGTATATATTTATATGTTGGTTCCTTTACTGTTTTTTATAATTTTAATTGCTGCTTCAAATTATGCTAATTTAGTAATAGCTCATTCAACAAAACGACATAAGGAGATATCTCTTAAAAAGATATATGGAGCAGAAAAAGGAGATATATATGGCCAGTTAGTTGGAGAAGCTACATTGATAAGTTCTATTGCACTAATTATCGGTGTTTTTCTGGTGCAATTAGTGTTACCTAAATTCAATGCTACAATAGGTAAATCTCTGGAGTTTATGGATATTTTTAATAATCAATATCTAGTAACTGGTGTGATTCTACTGCCACTAATTATAGGTTGTATTGCCGGAGTCTATCCAGCAAAGGTGTTGTCTAATTTAAGTCCGATAGTAGGCATAAGGTCGTCTCTTACAAATACAGGAAGTTCAATTCCCAGAGTGAGAAGGCTATTGGTTTTATTTCAATTTTGTATATCCAGTTTTTTAATAATAGGATCTTATATCATTATGCAGCAGTTGAATTATGTTAATAGCAAGGATCTAGGATTGGATAAAGAAAATGTACTAATCCTTCCCATAACTCAGTTAGAAGAATCAAATGCTAAAAATAATTTAAAGATTTTATCGAGTAAACTACCAGCTGTAGTGAATGTTAGCGGTGCAACTGAAGTACCGGGAGGAGAGTTCATGATCAACGGAATATCGAGACAAGGAGAAAATGATGAAATGATTCGAGAGGGGGTGAGAATTGTGTGGGTCGATTATAATTTCATCAATACTCTCGGGTTAGAAATCATTCTAGGCAGAGACTTTAGTAAAGAGTTTTCCACTGATTCCACAGAGGCATTTATAGTAAATCAGGAATTAGCTGACAAATTTGGTTGGGAAAATCCGATAGGTAAGAGAATCGAATATCCTCGTATGAAAAAGTCAGGATTTGTAATCGGGGTAGTGAAGAATTTTCATTATGGTTCTTTGAAGAATAAGATAGAACCCGTGTGTTTAACAATTACTAATTACGAAAGATTTCTGTCTATCAAAGTAAAAAGTGATAATATGAGCCAAACACTTAGTGACTTAGAGAATATCTGGGAAAGAGTTGTCGGTAATAAAGAACCTTTTTCATTTTTCTTTCTTGATGATGCCTACAATAAGTTATATAAAACGGAGATAAAGCTCGGGTTTTTAATAAATATACTGACCCTTGTAGCAATAATACTAGCCAGTATTGGCTTATTTGGTTTGTCCATGTTCCTAGCAGAAAATATAAAAAATGAAGTTTCCATTAGAAAGGTATTAGGAGCTGGAACAACTGACATTGTTCGTGTTTTTATGAATAAATTTGTAAGACCAGTACTATTAGGGTATGTAATTTCCATCCCCTTTGCTTATATTGTATTTAGTAGATGGTTGCAAAGCTTTTCATATCAATTTAACATGGGAATATTTACCTTT